DNA from Thermococcus argininiproducens:
GGAGGATGCTGAGCTAATTTTAGCATACAGAGATGTTGAAAAGTCCATATTTGAGGCATTAGGGACTATATTTGCAACTGACAACGCTAAAAGGGCTAAAATGGCCCTAATGAATCTTGATAACACTCCAGATGAGGTTCTTCTTTGGCTAGACGAGAATATTCCTTACGTATATTACAAGCCAGAAGATATAGCGAGAGCCTATGATGCCCTTAGTAGGGCAGACATTTACCTAGGACGAGCTAAGAGATCAGGAAGTTACGGGTTGTGGAAGTACGCTATGGATATGATGACTGCAGGGGTTGCAGTTGCAGGGGTAAAGAAAAAAGGATTCATGAGATTTTATCCTCCAAAAACCCTGAGGATTCTTCGTGATACAAAAGAAGAACGTTCTATTAGAGATTCAATCGTGAAGAAGATAATGAAAGGAATGCATATGAGCAAACTTGAGGCCATTGAGACAATGCAAATATTTAAAGCAATATTCGCCAATAATCTCGATGTTGCTGCTCATATAGCTGTTTTCTTGGAATTAGGTGATAAAGAATTAGAGTTTCTAACTGAAGATAAAGAGAAAGCAGCGAAAATTAAAGGAAAGACCCTTTCAATACACAGAAAGCTCAAAAAAGTAAAGACAGAGTTGGAAGCAAGAGTGGAAGAAGTAATAGGGAAAGAAAAAGAAGAGAAAGCTGAAGGGATGGATAAAAAGAGTGAAAAAGAGGAGGCCGTAGAAGCAGAAGGTAAAAAGGAAGAAATAAAGCCAAAGGAGGAAAAAGAAGCAAAAGAGAAAAAGAAGGATAAACAAGCAACTTTATTTGAGTTTTTGAAAAAATAACCTCTCTTTTTCTTTCGAAAAACCCTCTTTAGGAAGCGGTAGGTTACTTTTTGGAATGTTTTAGTTAAGAATCTTAATATCAGCACACACCTTATACACATGGGGTTTAAAATCAGATACCTTCTTTATTTTAACTTCACACTCCTTTCCAAGCTTTTTACATTCTCTAAGAATCCGCTGTTTAAATTCTTCAAGCTCATTTTCATGAACAAACTCGTAGTAATGAACCCACTTTTCAGCCTTTTTTAAAGCTAAGTTTAGAGCATCTACTCCCTTAGGGGTTGGACTTATAACTCTATCGAAATTTCCCAGCTTTGGAACAATGGCAAAGACATCTCCTTGGATAATCTCTATCTTTCCTTTGAGTCGGTGTTTATTTAACTCAATGTTTTCAATGCCTAAAGCTACAGCCTCTTTATTGAGCTCTACTGCTGTAATGCTGACATTCTTATATCTGGCGAGAACAAGAGCATAGGGAAGTACTCCAGCAAAAAGCAAGAGAATTTTTTCACCATCATTGGCAAGTTGGGCCAGCCTATATCTTTCCCCTTTCATCCTTGGGTTAAAGAAAACTTTGCTTAAATCCACCTTGATCTTCACACCGTTTTCCTTGTGGATTGTTGTTAAGCGATTTTCTCCCCAGATTATTGAGTACTCTCGTATTCTAAAAGCTCCAGTATGAAAACCTTTTCTTGCTATAACTTTAAGAAATGGGTGGACTGTTAGGAGACCCTCTACAATCTCTTTTTGCTTATGCTCGATCTCTGGAGGTATCTGGGTGATTGCTATATCACCAATTACATCATACCGCCGTACGAATTTTAGCTCTTCTTCTGTAAACTTGTTCTTTAAAACGCTTTCAAGACTTTGGTATATCTGTCTTTGGGGTCTCATTGGAAGCTCAATATCAACTATTTCAAATCCTAGTTCTCTCACTTTTTGTGGATTTAGTACTGGAAGGAAAATATGCTCGTTAGATCTTTTTGGTCTTCGCTTGCCATCATATACCCCTATTTTTTTGAGAAGTCTCTTGACCCTTTCAGCCTCACTTTTCTTTACTTTTATTGCTGGCATTCTTATCTTCACCCTCCAACATGTTTGCAAGTAGTTTTTGTGAGATTTCTCTAACTAACTCTTTTTCTTCCCTTACTTTGAATTCTTTAAGAATTGTAGCCTCTTGAGAAGTCTCTAATATCTTCGGAGGTAGATATAGAATCAGCAAAGAGTCCCCTGAAATTGCATAGTCTTTTAGTGAAAAGAAGAATTTCGCGACAGAAGTAAATTCATTGTACAACATCAGATATTCAATCCCCTCAAAGTAAATCACGCATCCACCTTTGCGCCGTCTAATGAATTTAAGGATCTCATCTTGAATTACATGTAGTTTTAGTGGATCTGCTTTATCTTTTCCTTCCATCCTACTTATCCAGAGAAATTTATCCGGCTCTAGCCCATACTTTTTAACCCAGAGTGGCTTTTGAGTCCTGCTTATTACAAGCAATCCACTTGAATATCTGAAGAAAAACTCAATTCTTTCTGGAGAAAGAGGTTTTCTTATTATATAAGCTCCAGATATAGGTAACTTACTACGTTTTTCGACTGTCCTTTTTGTTTCCTTTCTCTCCTCCATGGTGATGTATAAGTATCGCAGTAATGATGTTGCAAGATAGAGATAGGAAGCAGTAAAAGAAATTGCTCCTATTTCCCACAAGTGTTTCTGGCTGATAGAGTCGATAATAACGCCAATTGAACCCAAAGTGAAGAGTATAAAAGATATCAAAAGTATTTTAGCCAAAATCTTTCTCGGTTCTTTAAGTGAGCGATAGTATTTATAAGCCTTAAAAACCCCAAAAATTCCTATTTGCATTATCACGAGGCCTGTTATTAGCCCGTATAAATTAATGGTCATCCTTCTCCCCCTCAAATTATAGGTTGGATGTAGTTTATATTAAAACCTTTTTTATCTTTTTTAGGTGTGGGGACTCCTTTTGAAAGGGAGGGGATGAGAGCCCGAAAAGTTTAAATACTTTTTACTCTGTTGCATAGTAATTAATGATACTAATGTACTTGACGCAAAAGAATCATCTTCCAGCGGACAAGAAGACGTACAAACCTCTTCGCACTCTAACACACTTATCTAAAGATCTTCACACTCATTCTTCAGGCTCCTCAAAGAAAGGAGGAAAGGTAACTCACAATTTGTGTAGAATATTTCACTTCCAATAGGGTTCTCTCATGAGAATAGCTTTCTTAAAGATTTCAATAAGCTCTTCATCACTGGCTCCATTTCTTATTGGGGTCACGATATCTACTAGGTCATCTTTTCTAAGGAGACATGTTTTTAGATGACCACTTGAGGTTAACCTTATCCTTGTACAGTTTGCACAAAAAACGGTATTATGCATCGATCTAACTATCTCAACTTCAGCTGTGCCATATTTTGTTGGTATGAAGTATTTTTTCCTTCTGTGCATTCTTCTTTCCTTCGTTTCTATAGCAATCTTTTGGAATTCTTCCTCTAATGGCTTTAATGGATAAAAATATTTCTTAAAAAACCACGAGTTTTCCATCTCTCTAGGAACTTCGATTTCAATAAGCTGAAGAACAGCGTTATTTTGGGCAGCATAGTCCACCATATCCCAAATTTCATCGTCATTAAGCCCTTTCATAACAACCATATTTAGTTTAACGGGAGAGAAAAGCCTAACTGCCTTTTTTATCCCCTTGATAACCTGTGGGAGTACGTCAAAACCTGTGATCTCCTTATATTTATTCCTATCTAATGTGTCTAGACTTATATTTACCCTATCAAGTCCTGCATCTTTTAAGGCTTCCCCTAGGATGTTCATCGTTGTTCCATTTGTTGTCATTGACAGATCGACGACATACGGTCTTATCCTTCTTACTATCTCAACTATATCTTCTCTTACTGTTGGTTCCCCTCCAGTTAGTTTTACTTTTTTTACCCCCAGCTTTGAGGCTATTCTGACTATTCGTTCTATCTCTTCTGGACTCATCTCTTGAAAGTTGAGTGTTTGGCCTTCTCTGTGACAGTAGAAGCAGTTCAAGTTACACTCATGAGTTAGAGAGATCCTAAGGTTCGTGACTGGCCTTCCAAAACGATCCACTAAGATCATGAGCTTCCCTCTAATTATTAAAGTATTTTGCTTTAAAAAAAGCTTTTGGATAAACATATTTGTTAAACCTATTACTTGGCGAAAAGTAAAAGAACGATGAGAGTGTATTATATTTTAGGGGGGAATTACCGTGGATGTAGAGAAAATTCGCGAAGTTGTTAAAAAAGCAGAGCTTCTCCATAAAGAATTTCAGAAAGCTTTTCTGAAGGCTTATTCACTCTCTTCAAATTGGGACTTTGATGAGCTAAGGGGACTACTCTTAACCCTTCATGAGATAATTGAGAAAAAATTTGATGTTGCGTCTGAGATAGTTAGCTTGTCTTCTTTAATTGGGGGTCGTTTTGAAGTTTTTGCAAAGGAACTTCAAAAGAATGAACATCAGATAAAATTTCGTGTAGAAGAACTTCTTCCACTAGTTGAGAGTCCTAAAATTAGTTTTAGTGAAAGAGCTAGGATAAATGCTTCACTTCAAAGACTTTTGCAGTTTTATAGGATCTATGATTACTCTATAACTCAAGCAATTCAGAAATTAACTGGGGAGCTTGAAGGGCTTATATTTATAAGCGAAGAGAGAAAACTACCACCGACCAATATCGTGAATAAAATGCAAAAAATAGAGATGTTAGAA
Protein-coding regions in this window:
- a CDS encoding replication factor C large subunit; its protein translation is MLPWTEKYRPKRLVDIVNQDKALEKVKPWIEQWVHGAPKKKALILAGPPGSGKTTTVYALANEYKFEVIELNASDDRTFGKIERYLNAAYTMDVFGRRRKLIFLDEADNIEPSGAREIAKLITKARNPIIMSANRYWEVPIEIRNKAEIVEYKRLTQRDILKALFRIIKAEGIFVPKEVLQMIAKRARGDLRAAINDLQTVVSGGVEDAELILAYRDVEKSIFEALGTIFATDNAKRAKMALMNLDNTPDEVLLWLDENIPYVYYKPEDIARAYDALSRADIYLGRAKRSGSYGLWKYAMDMMTAGVAVAGVKKKGFMRFYPPKTLRILRDTKEERSIRDSIVKKIMKGMHMSKLEAIETMQIFKAIFANNLDVAAHIAVFLELGDKELEFLTEDKEKAAKIKGKTLSIHRKLKKVKTELEARVEEVIGKEKEEKAEGMDKKSEKEEAVEAEGKKEEIKPKEEKEAKEKKKDKQATLFEFLKK
- the taw22 gene encoding tRNA (guanine(37)-N1)/4-demethylwyosine(37)-methyltransferase Taw22 → MPAIKVKKSEAERVKRLLKKIGVYDGKRRPKRSNEHIFLPVLNPQKVRELGFEIVDIELPMRPQRQIYQSLESVLKNKFTEEELKFVRRYDVIGDIAITQIPPEIEHKQKEIVEGLLTVHPFLKVIARKGFHTGAFRIREYSIIWGENRLTTIHKENGVKIKVDLSKVFFNPRMKGERYRLAQLANDGEKILLLFAGVLPYALVLARYKNVSITAVELNKEAVALGIENIELNKHRLKGKIEIIQGDVFAIVPKLGNFDRVISPTPKGVDALNLALKKAEKWVHYYEFVHENELEEFKQRILRECKKLGKECEVKIKKVSDFKPHVYKVCADIKILN
- a CDS encoding DUF835 domain-containing protein; this encodes MTINLYGLITGLVIMQIGIFGVFKAYKYYRSLKEPRKILAKILLISFILFTLGSIGVIIDSISQKHLWEIGAISFTASYLYLATSLLRYLYITMEERKETKRTVEKRSKLPISGAYIIRKPLSPERIEFFFRYSSGLLVISRTQKPLWVKKYGLEPDKFLWISRMEGKDKADPLKLHVIQDEILKFIRRRKGGCVIYFEGIEYLMLYNEFTSVAKFFFSLKDYAISGDSLLILYLPPKILETSQEATILKEFKVREEKELVREISQKLLANMLEGEDKNASNKSKEK
- the moaA gene encoding GTP 3',8-cyclase MoaA, whose product is MLVDRFGRPVTNLRISLTHECNLNCFYCHREGQTLNFQEMSPEEIERIVRIASKLGVKKVKLTGGEPTVREDIVEIVRRIRPYVVDLSMTTNGTTMNILGEALKDAGLDRVNISLDTLDRNKYKEITGFDVLPQVIKGIKKAVRLFSPVKLNMVVMKGLNDDEIWDMVDYAAQNNAVLQLIEIEVPREMENSWFFKKYFYPLKPLEEEFQKIAIETKERRMHRRKKYFIPTKYGTAEVEIVRSMHNTVFCANCTRIRLTSSGHLKTCLLRKDDLVDIVTPIRNGASDEELIEIFKKAILMREPYWK